From the Daucus carota subsp. sativus chromosome 8, DH1 v3.0, whole genome shotgun sequence genome, one window contains:
- the LOC135148545 gene encoding ABC transporter F family member 1 yields the protein MDALQISDRTCTGVLCSHPLSRDIRIESLSLTFHGHDLIVDSELELNYGRRYGLLGLNGCGKSTLLTSIGRRELPIPEHMDIFHLTREIEASDMSSLQAVLNCDEEKLKLEKEAEALAAQDDGGGEALERIYERLDAMDAATAEKRAAEILFGLGFTKEMQAKKTRDFSGGWRMRIALARALFMNPTLLLLDEPTNHLDLEACVWLEEMLKKFDRILVVVSHSQDFLNGVCTNIIHMQNKQLKMYTGNFDQYVQTRSDHEENQMKQYKWEQDQIANMKEYIARFGHGSAKLARQAQSKEKTLAKMERGGLTQKVSRDQVLVFRFVDVGKLPPPVLQFVEVSFGYTPDNLIYKNIDFGVDLDSRIALVGPNGAGKSTLLKLMTGDLVPNEGMVRRHNHLRIAQYHQHLTEKLDLELSALVFMIREFPGNEEEKMRSAIGRFGLTGKAQVMPMKNLSDGQKSRVIFAWLAWRQPQMLLLDEPTNHLDIETIDSLAEALNEWDGGLVLVSHDFRLINQVAREIWVCEDQAVTPWAGDIMGFKAHLKKKAGL from the exons ATGGATGCTCTTCAGATTTCGGACCGGACTTGTACTGGTGTGCTTTGTTCACATCCGTTGTCTCGAGATATTCGT ATAGAGTCCCTGTCCCTAACCTTTCATGGGCATGATCTTATTGTTGATTCCGAGCTGGAACTTAATTATGGCAG ACGTTACGGTTTGCTCGGGTTGAATGGCTGTGGCAAATCAACTCTTCTTACATCCATAGGGCGTCGAGAACTTCCAATTCCTGAACACATGGATATATTTCATCTCACAAGGGAGATTGAAGCTTCTGATATGTCTTCACTTCAGGCTGTGTTAAATTGTGACGAGGAGAAGTTAAAATTAGAGAAAGAAGCTGAAGCCCTGGCTGCCCAG GATGATGGTGGAGGAGAAGCTCTTGAGCGCATATACGAGCGCTTGGATGCAATGGATGCCGCAACTGCTGAAAAACGTGCTGCTGAAATTTTGTTTGGTCTTGGTTTTACCAAAGAGATGCAAGCAAAGAAAACCCGGGACTTCTCCGGTGGATGGCGTATGAGGATTGCTTTAGCACGTGCCCTGTTCATGAACCCAACTCTTTTGTTGCTTGATGAACCCACTAATCATCTTG ATTTAGAAGCTTGTGTCTGGCTGGAGGAgatgctcaagaaatttgatCGAATTTTGGTTGTGGTTTCTCACTCCCAGGACTTCCTGAATGGTGTCTGTACAAACATCATACACATGCAGAACAAACAGTTGAAAATGTATACTGGAAACTTTGACCAATATGTTCAAACCCGTTCAGATCATGAGGAGAACCAGATGAAGCAGTACAAGTGGGAGCAAGATCAGATTGCTAATATGAAGGAGTATATTGCTAGATTTGGACATGGGTCAGCCAAATTAGCTCGCCAGGCACAGAGCAAGGAGAAAACTTTGGCAAAGATGGAACGTGGTGGGCTCACACAAAAAGTGTCTAGGGATCAGGTTCTGGTGTTTAGATTTGTTGATGTAGGAAAACTCCCGCCACCAGTTTTACAGTTTGTTGAAGTTTCATTTGGCTACACCCCAGATAACCTCATCTACAAGAACATTGACTTTGGGGTGGACCTTGACTCAAGGATAGCTTTGGTTGGGCCCAATGGTGCTGGGAAGAGTACACTCCTAAAGCTGATGACAGGTGATTTGGTTCCGAATGAGGGCATGGTACGTCGACACAATCACTTGCGCATAGCACAATATCACCAGCACTTGACTGAGAAACTTGACTTGGAGCTGTCGGCTCTTGTTTTTATGATAAGAGAGTTCCCAGGTAATGAGGAAGAGAAGATGAGGTCAGCAATCGGGAGGTTTGGACTAACAGGTAAAGCTCAGGTGATGCCAATGAAAAACTTGTCAGATGGACAAAAGAGTCGTGTGATTTTTGCATGGTTGGCATGGAGACAGCCCCAGATGTTGCTGCTGGATGAGCCAACTAATCATTTGGATATCGAGACTATAGACTCGCTTGCTGAGGCTTTGAACGAGTGGGACGGTGGCTTGGTTCTTGTTAGCCATGATTTCAGGCTCATAAACCAGGTGGCTCGTGAAATTTGGGTGTGTGAAGATCAAGCTGTGACCCCATGGGCGGGTGATATCATGGGATTTAAGGCGCACTTGAAGAAGAAAGCTGGCCTATAA